The following nucleotide sequence is from Allocatelliglobosispora scoriae.
GGGGCTCAACGACTGGGTCGACATCGGCATCGACTTCCGTTACTTCTTCGTCCGCAAGACGATGTTCGTGAAATATGCGCAGGCGTTCGTCGTCCTGCCCGGCGGCTTCGGCACGATGGACGAGCTCTTCGAGGCGTTGACGCTGGTCCAGACCGGTAAGGTGACCCGGTTCCCGGTGATCCTGATGGGGGTCGACTACTGGAGCGGCCTGATCGACTGGATGCGCAACACGATGCTCGACGACGGCAAGATCGGCCCGGAGGATCTCAACCTGTTGCTGATCTCCGACGACGTCCAGGAGGTCGTCGACCACATCGTCTCGGTCGACGTCGACTGAGAGCGGCGCTCAAGGTAAAGGTTGTCGCCTGCACGTGATGTCATGGGGAGGTGACATCGGCGACCGCAGGCGGACGGAGCGCACCGAGACTGGTGCGTCCGGCTCCCGCCGTGGTCGCAGCCGGGCAGGAGCCCGCGCCGCCGATCACGCTGGACGAGCGGCAGGCCTATGTCGTCGCGCACCGGGCGGGTCCGCTGCTCGTCGTCGGCGGTCCGGGCACCGGTAAGACGCACACGCTCGTCGAGGCGATCGCCGCGCAGGTCGCGGCGGGTGAGGACCCGGAGCGGCTGCTCGTGCTCACCTTCGGTCGGCGCGGTGCCACGGCACTGCGCCGCCGCATCGAGGCGCGGATCACCGCGCTCTCCGGCCGCCGGGTCGTCCGCGAACCACTCGTGCGCACCTTTCATGCCTACGCGTTCGGGCTGCTGCGCACGGCCGCCTCGCTGCGCGGGGAGCCCGCACCCCGACTGCTCGCCGGTCCGGAGCAGGACCTGGTGATCCGCGAGCTGCTCACCGACGGTGCGGTGGCGTGGCCGTCGGAGCTGCGCCCCGCTCTGCGGACCAGGGCCTTCGCCGAGCAGCTCCGCGACCTGCTGCTGCGCGCCGCCGAGCGGGGACTCGATCCGCGCGCGCTCGCCCGCACCGGCCGCGCCGCCGATCGGCCCGACTGGGTCAGCGCCGGTGCCTTCGCCGAGGAGTACGAGCAGGTCCTCGCCCTGCGCGACGCCACGACCCGCAACTCGATCGGCTATGACAACGCCGAGCTGGTGCGGGCGGCGGTCGCGATGCTGCGTGCCGATCCCGAGCTCCTCGACGCCGAGCGCCGACGGCTGCGCAGCGTCTACGTCGATGAGCTGGCGGATACCGATCCGGCCCAGATGGAGCTGCTCGAACTCGTCGCGGGCGGCGGTGCGCACGTCGTCGCCTTCGCCGACCCCGATTCGTCGACCTTCGCCTTCCGGGGCGCCGATCCCGGTCTCGTCGGCAGCTTCCCCGACCTCTTCGAGATGGCGTCCGGCGGTCCGGCGCCCGTGCTCACGCTCGCCGCCAATCATCGGGCCGCACCCGAGCTGGCCGCGGCGACCGCGCGGGTCGGCATCCGGCTGCGGGCGCCCCGGCGGCTCGGCATCGCCCACCGGCGGGCCGTGTCGAGGGCTGCCGAGGGCGGTTCCACCGAAGTGGTGGCGCTGCGCAGCCGGGCCAGTGAGGCGGCCTACATCGCGCACCGGCTGCGCGAGGCGCACCTGGAGGGCGGGGTGCCGTGGTCGGAGATGGCAGTGATCATGCGATCGGCGACCAACCAGCTGCCGTCGCTGCAACGCGGGCTGCGGCAGGCCGGCGTACCCACGATTGTCCTGGCGGAGGACCTGCCGCTGCACCAGCAGCCTGCCGTGCGGCCGTTCCTGCTGCTGCTGCGCTGCGCGCTGCGGCCGGGTGTGCTCACCGAGGAGACCGCGGTCGCGCTGCTGCACTCACCGCTCGGCGGCGCCGACCCGCTCTCGGAGCGGCGGCTGCGGCAGGGGCTGCGGGCGCTGGCGCACGCGGCGGACGACCACCGGCCCAGCGGTGAGCTGCTGGTGGAGGCGCTGCGCGACCCGGCCGAGATGGTGACGATCGAGCGCCGCTGGGCGGGTCCGGCCCGGCAGATCGCGATGCTGCTCGCCACGGCGAAGGAGACGGCGGCCCGCCCGAGCGCCACCGCCGAGGACGTGCTGTGGTCGGTCTGGCGGGCCAGCGGCCTCGCCGACCGGTGGACCGCGATCGCCACCAAGCCCGGGTTCGGCCCCGACCAGCAGCGCCGCTCCGAGGCGGCCGACCGCGACCTCGACGCGATCGTGGTGCTCTTCGACGCGGCGGCGCGCTTCACCGACCGGCTCCCCGGGGCCAGGATCGACACCTTCCTCGACCACGTCGAGGACCAGCAGCTCCCAGCCGACAGCCTCGCGCCGAGCGCCGATCGCGGCGACGCGGTCCGGCTGCTCACGGCACACGCGGCGAAGGGCCAGCAGTGGCGGGTCGTCGTGGTCGCCGGGGTGCAGGAGGGCGTCTGGCCCGACCTGCGCCTGCGCGGCAGCCTGCTCGGCGCGGAGACCCTCGTCGACGTGCTGGCGAGGCGGGCCGAGGGCGGCGGGATCGAGGTCGCGGTCGCCCAGTCCGCCGCGCTCCTCGACGAGGAGCGGCGGCTCTTCCACGTGGCGATCACCCGGGCCCGGCGCCAGCTCCTCGTGACCGCCGTCGACTCGGGCTCGGTCGGCGGCGACGCCGGTGACGAGCGGCCCAGCCGGTTCCTCTACGAGCTCGCCGGTGGCGAGGTGACCAGCGCGGACGCGGTGCCGATCGAGGCGGAGGAGCTCTCCGTGGCGAGACCGCCACGGGCGCTGACGCTCGCCGCGCTCGTCGCCGAGCTGCGGATGGCGGTCACCTCGCCGAAGACGTCACCCGCGCGGCGCCGTGCTGCCGCGATCGAGCTGGCCCGGCTGGCCCGCGAGGGGGTCGAGGGTGCGGCACCGGAGCAGTGGTGGGGCCTGCCGGACCTCTCCGACGGCCGCGCGCTCGCCGACGAGGGCGATCCGATCACCGTCACGCCGTCGACGATCGAGTCCGCGCTGCGCTGCGGCCTGCGCTGGCTGCTGGAGAAGCACGGCGGCTCCGGACCGGACAGCTTCGCCCAGGGCGTCGGCAACCTCGTCCACGCCGCCGCGATGCTCGCCGACGACGCCAGCGTCGACCCGGCCACCCTGATGTCCTATGTGAACGGTCGCTTCGACGCGATCGAGCTCGCCGCCGCGTGGCTCGCCCCCCGGGAGAAGGCCCGCGCCGAGGCGATGGTGACCAAGCTGGTCCGCTGGCTCGTCGCCAACCCGCGCCGGCTCGTCTCGATCGAGCGCGACTTCCTGGTCCGCCTCGCGGCCGCCGAGGAGAACGGCCAGCCGATCGAGCTCAAGGGCCGGGTCGACCGGCTGGAGATCGACGACCAGGGCCGACTCGTCATCATCGACCTCAAGACCGGCAAGTCCGCGCCCGTCGAGGCGGAGGTGCCGGAGCATCCGCAGCTCGGTGCCTACCAGGTGGCGGTGGAGGCGGGTGCCTTCGAGGAGAGCATCACCTCGGGCGGTGCGGAGCTGGTGCAGCTCGGCGTCACCAAGGAACCCAAGGTCCAGGGCCAGGAACCGCTGGAGTCGAGCGCCGACCCGAGCTGGGCCGAGCAGATGGTCCGCCACACCGGTGCCACGATGGCCGCGTCGACCTTCGTCGCCAAGGTCAACGACAAGTGCCGGATGTGCCCGGTCAAGTCGAGCTGCCCGGTCTCCCGCAAGGGCCGTCAGGTGATCGAACCGTGAGCCCTGAGCGTAGCGAAGCGACCCGGAAATCCAGTTTCGACTCCGGGCCCCGCTACACACCGCGTGAGCTGGCGCAGCGGCTCGGGCTCAACTACCCGACCGACGAGCAGGCCGAGGTGATCGCCGCTCCCGTCGCGCCGCTGCTCGTCGTCGCCGGGGCCGGGTCCGGCAAGACCGAGACGATGGCGGCCCGGGTGCTCTGGCTCGTCGCCAACGACCACGTGCGGCCCGACCAGATCCTCGGCCTCACCTTCACCCGTAAGGCCGCAGGCGAGCTCGCCCACCGGGTCCGGATGCGCCTCGGCCAGCTCCGCCGCCGGATGGACGAACCGCGTACGGAACGGTTGGACGGCGAACCGACGATCGCGACCTACCACTCCTTCGCCGCGCGGATCGTCTCCGAGCACGGGCTGCGCGCCGGCTATGAACCCAGCAACCGCCTGCTCAGCGAGGCAGCCTGCTGGCAGCTCGCCGACGAGGTGGTGCGCACCTACAACGGGGACATGTCGCTGGTCGAGAAGGCGGCGTCGACGGTCACCGCGGCTGTACGAGCGCTCGCCGCCGAGATGGCCGAGCACCTCGTCGACCCCGACGACCTCGCCACCTGGACGGGCCGCTTCTCCGCCGAGCTCTCCGGCCTGCCCGGAACCGTCTCCGCACCCGTCCGCGAGCTGCTCGCCAACCAGCGCGCCCGGCTCCAGCTCCTCCCACTGGTCCGCCGCTACGCCGAACGCAAGGCTCAGCACGAGGCGATGGACTTCGGCGACCAGCTCGCCCGGGCGGCCATGGTCGCCCGGGACCACCCGGAGGTGGGTGCCCTGGAGCGGCAGCGCTTCGCCGCCGTCCTGCTCGACGAGTACCAGGACACCAGCCACGCCCAGGTGACGCTGCTGCGGTCGCTGTTCGGCGGCGGGCACCCGGTCACCTCCGTCGGCGACCCGTGCCAGTCGATCTACGGCTGGCGCGGGGCGAGCGCGGGCACCCTGGACCGCTTCCCCGGCGACTTCCCGCGTACCGACGGGGAGCCCGCCGGGCACCAGGCGCTGAGCCGCTCCTTCCGCAACCGCGAGCAGATCCTGCGGATCGCCAACTCGATCTCGGCCCCACTGCGTGACGACGGTGCCCGGGTCGTCGAGCTCACCGGCGACGGCCGCCCCGGTCACGTGCACTGCGCGCTGCTGCCGACCTTCGAGGACGAGGCGCAGTGGATCGCCAACCGGATCCAGCGGATCTGGGAGTACGCGGGCGAGCCCAAGACGACCGCGGTCCTGGTCCGGGTGCGGTCCCAGATCGCCCCGATCGAGGCGGCGCTGCGCGAACGCGAGATCCCCGTCGAGGTGGTCGGCCTCGGCGGACTGCTCGACACCCCCGAGGTACGCGACGTGGTGAGCACCCTGCGCGTGCTCGCCGACCCGATGGAGGGTGCGGCGCTGCTGCGGCTGCTCACCGGACCCCGCTGGCGGATCGGGCCACGGGACCTCGTCGCCCTGCACCGGCGGTCGCGCGTCGTGGCGAAGGAGCGGCGGCACCCGGACGCCCTCATCACCGACCGGCTCGACGATGCCACGCTGATGGAGGCGCTCGACGATCTCGGTCCGGCGGAGGACTACTCCCCGGCCGGCTTCGAGCGGCTGGTGGCGTACCAGAAAGAGCTCAATGACCTGCGGCGCCACCTGGACCAACCGCTGCCGGACCTGATCGGCCAGATCGAGCGGACGATGGGGTTGTCCGTGGAGGTCTCGCTGCGCGAGGGCGACGGGGCGCTCGCGCGGGCGCACCTGGACGCGCTGGGCGACGTCGCCGCGAGCTTCGGCGCGGAGAGCGACGGCGCGACCCTGCCGGCGTTCCTCGCCTACCTCGCCGCGGCCGAGGACGAGGAGCGCGGCCTCTCGCCCGGCGAGGTCGAGGTGGTGGAGGGTGCGGTGCAGATCCTCACCGCCCACGCCGCCAAGGGCCTGGAGTGGGACATCGTCGCGGTCGCCGGGCTGACCCAGGGCGTCTGGCCGGGCAGTTCGAAGCGTTCGGACAACTACCTGGTCGGGCTCGGTGTGCTGCCGTTCCCGCTGCGTGGCGACCGGTCCGGCCTGCCAGCGCTGCGCCGGGCGACCGATCAGAAGGACCTCGCCAAGGCGGTCCGGGAGTTCGACGACGACTGGAAGACGCACGACGAGCGGGAGGAGCGGCGGCTCGCCTACGTGGCCGTGACGCGCCCCCGGGAGTGGCTGCTCGCCACCGGCTACTGGTGGGGTCCGACGGTGAAGCGGCCGCGTGGCCCGTCGGTCTACCTGGAGGAGATCGCCGAGGCCTGCCGGGCCGGGCAGGGCATGGTCGCGGTCTGGACACCGCCACCGGCCGAGGACGCGGTCAACCCGACCGCGATCGAGGCCGAGTCGGCGATCTGGCCGCACGATCCGCTCGGCGCCCGCCGACCGATGATCGCGGCGGCGGCGGCCCTCGTGCAGTCCTATATCGACGGTCCGCTCCCGGACCAGCTGGAGGCCGACACGCAGGCCGAACGCTGGCGTTTCGAGGCCGACCTGCTGCTGCGCGAGCGCGCGGAGCAGGCCCGGCTCGCCACCGCGGCCGAGGTGCCGCTCCCGGCCCACCTCTCGGTCTCCCAGCTGGTCGCCCTGCGCAAGAGCCCGGGCGAGCTGGCGCGGTCGCTGCGCAGGCCGCTGCCGCGCCGACCCGACCCGATCGCCCGGCGCGGCACCGCCTTCCACGCCTGGCTTGAGCAGCGCTACGGCGCCGACCGCCTCCTCGACCTGGGTGAGCTGCCCGGTGCGGCAGACGAGGAGGGCGCCGAGGACACGCAGCTCGCGGCGTTGCAGGAGTCGTTCCTCGCCAGCGAGTGGGCCGACCGGACGCCTGTCGAGGTGGAGGTGCCCTTCGCCACCGAGATCGGCGGCGTGGTGATCCGGGGCCGGATGGACGCCGTCTTCCGCGATCCGGACGGGCGCTACGACGTCGTGGACTGGAAGACCGGGCGCCGACCGTCCGGTGTGGATGCCACCGCCGCGGCCGTGCAGCTCGCGGCCTACCGCCTGGCCTGGGCGGCGCTGACCGGGACACCGGTCGAACAGGTGAGGGCGGCGTTCCACTACGTGGCGGACAACGTCACCGTGCGCCCGGCCGACCTGCTCGATTCGGCTGGTCTGCAGGGGTTGATCGGCTCACTTCCGGTGGCCGCGAGCACAGAAGTCTGATTACTGACTGCTATCGGCCATTGCGTAGGGCAGGCTCGGGCCCATGGTGGAAGCCGGGCGGGAGTTCCTGGTGGTGCTGGCGGTAGCAGCGATCGGCCTGCTGCTCGCCACCGCCGTGACCATGGCGCCCTGGCTCAACACCCCCGCACCGACCACGGCGGTCATCGAGGTCCAGGCACCCACACGCTAGTCGGCCCCCGCAACCAGCGTTTGCCCTCGACATTCCCTGCGGCCACAATGGGTCTCGCTCTCGGCCGCCAAGTAGATCTTCGCTGAGTGGCGCTCCGCCCCCTTTGGGAAGGCTGTGTGGCATGTCGCTTCTGGCTCGCATCATCGCGGTGCCCCTCACGGTGGTCGCGCTCGTCTCCGCCGCCGCGCCCGCCTGGGCGGACACCACGCGCGACCAGCAGTGGTGGCTGTCCACCATGGAGCTTCCCGTGGTCCACGCGATGACCAGGGGCGCGGGAGTGACGGTCGCGATCGTCGACTCGGGCGTGGACGCCACGCACCCCGACCTGGCCGGGGCGATCTCCGGCAGCAGCGATCCCGCCGCCACCAGGGACGTCGACGGCCGGGGCACCGCCCTCGCGGCGCTCGTCGCCGGGCGCGGTCACGGTCCGGGCAACGCGGACGGCATTCTGGGCGTGGCGCCCGCGGCGATGATCCTCCCGATCGTCTTCGCCACCGGGCCCGCCGAAGCAGGCTCGCCGGATGCGCTCGCCGCCGGGATCGACGAGGCGATCGAGCGCGGTGCGCAGGTCATCTGCATCGGGCGTGGCGTGGCACCGAGCCCCCGGCTGGCGCAGGCGGTGCTCAACGCGCAGAGCCGCGACGTGGTCGTGGTCGCCGCCGACGGCAACCGGGTCGACCAGGTCTTCCCGCCGTGGCCGGCCTCCAGCCCCGGTGTGCTGACGCCGATCGTGCTCAACCGGGCCGGGGTGGTCGTCGTACCGCCCGCCAGCCGCCTCAGCACGGGTGTGGGCGTACCGGGGACGGATCTGGTGACCGCGACCCTCGGCGGCCGCTACCGTGAGGATGGCAGCGCCGCCGGGGTGCTCTGCGGTGCCGTCGCGCTCGTGCGCTCCGCCGCACCACAGCTCAAGGCCGAGGCCGTCGTGGACCTGCTGCGCTCGACCGCCGCCGACCGCGGACCCACCGGCCCCGATGTCCAGTACGGCGCGGGCGTGCTCGACCTGACCAAGGCACTCTCCGCCGTGCCGCGCCCGGCGCCGTCGCCCTCGTCGGCCGCCCCGACCGCGGCGCCCTCCCCGTCGGTCTCCGCTTCGACGATCGAGTCGGACTTCACCACGCTGGTCGGCAGCGGTGACTGGCGGCGCTGGCTGATCGTGCTGCTCCCCGTCTTCTTCCTGATCGGCCTGGGGACTTTCGCGCTGCGAAGGAGGTGACGCCCGTCGGAACATGGCGGACCAACGGGTAATGTCGCTGTGTGGCTACGACGGCGATTGAGATCCCGCGCACCCGCTATCCGGTGGAGCGGTTCACGCTAGACAACGGCCTGCGCGTGGTGCTCGCACCCGACCGCAGTGCCCCGGTGATCGGGGTGGCGGTGGTCTATGACGTGGGCATCCGATCCGAGCCGGAGGGCCGGACGGGCTTCGCCCACCTCTTCGAGCACCTGATGTTCCAGGGCAGCGCCAATCTGGAGAAACTCGCTCATTTCCGGCACGTGCAGGGAGCGGGCGGCACCTTCAACGGGTCGACGCACCTCGACTACACGGACTATTACGAGACGCTGCCGAGCAACGCGCTCGAGCGCGCCCTCTTCCTCGAGGCCGACCGGATGCGGGGGCCTCGGCTGACCGAGGAGAACCTGCGCAACCAGGTCGACGTCGTCAAGGAGGAGATCCGGGTCAACGTGTTGAACCGGCCCTACGGCGGGTTCCCGTGGCTCAAGCTGCCGCCGGTGATGTTCGACACGTTCGCCAACGCGCACGACGGCTACGGTTCCTTCGGCGATCTGGAGGCGGCGACCGTCCCGGACGCGGAGGAGTTCTTCAAGAAGTATTACGCCTGCGGCAACGCGGTGCTCTCCGTCTCCGGTGACCTCGACGTGGCGACCGCGAAGGCCCTGATCGAGCGCCACTTCGGCGACGTCGAGGCCCGGCCCGCGCCGGTGCGCCCCGACTTCGACGAGCCCGACCTGACCGCCGAGCGCCGGGAGTCCTACGTCGACCGGCTCGCCCCGCTGCCCGCGATCGCGGCCGGTTGGCGGATGCCGGACCCGGCCACCGACATCGAGGGCTACCTGGCCTATGTGGTCCTCGCCGAGGTGCTCACCGACGGCGACGCCTCCCGGCTGGTGGAGCGGATGGTCCTCAAGGACCGCAGCGTCACGAGCGTCGGCGGCTACATCGGCTTCATGGGCGAGCCCTTCGAGGTGCGCGACCCCACGGCCTTCATCCTCCAGGCGCACCTGCCCCCGGACGGCAACGTCGACACGGTGCTGGCGACGATGGACGAGGAGCTGGAGCGGCTCGCCAACGACGGTCTCGCGCAGAACGAGCTGGACCGGACCACCGCCCGGATGGCGACGCACCTGCTCCGCGACACCGAC
It contains:
- a CDS encoding S8 family serine peptidase: MSLLARIIAVPLTVVALVSAAAPAWADTTRDQQWWLSTMELPVVHAMTRGAGVTVAIVDSGVDATHPDLAGAISGSSDPAATRDVDGRGTALAALVAGRGHGPGNADGILGVAPAAMILPIVFATGPAEAGSPDALAAGIDEAIERGAQVICIGRGVAPSPRLAQAVLNAQSRDVVVVAADGNRVDQVFPPWPASSPGVLTPIVLNRAGVVVVPPASRLSTGVGVPGTDLVTATLGGRYREDGSAAGVLCGAVALVRSAAPQLKAEAVVDLLRSTAADRGPTGPDVQYGAGVLDLTKALSAVPRPAPSPSSAAPTAAPSPSVSASTIESDFTTLVGSGDWRRWLIVLLPVFFLIGLGTFALRRR
- a CDS encoding ATP-dependent helicase, whose amino-acid sequence is MRPAPAVVAAGQEPAPPITLDERQAYVVAHRAGPLLVVGGPGTGKTHTLVEAIAAQVAAGEDPERLLVLTFGRRGATALRRRIEARITALSGRRVVREPLVRTFHAYAFGLLRTAASLRGEPAPRLLAGPEQDLVIRELLTDGAVAWPSELRPALRTRAFAEQLRDLLLRAAERGLDPRALARTGRAADRPDWVSAGAFAEEYEQVLALRDATTRNSIGYDNAELVRAAVAMLRADPELLDAERRRLRSVYVDELADTDPAQMELLELVAGGGAHVVAFADPDSSTFAFRGADPGLVGSFPDLFEMASGGPAPVLTLAANHRAAPELAAATARVGIRLRAPRRLGIAHRRAVSRAAEGGSTEVVALRSRASEAAYIAHRLREAHLEGGVPWSEMAVIMRSATNQLPSLQRGLRQAGVPTIVLAEDLPLHQQPAVRPFLLLLRCALRPGVLTEETAVALLHSPLGGADPLSERRLRQGLRALAHAADDHRPSGELLVEALRDPAEMVTIERRWAGPARQIAMLLATAKETAARPSATAEDVLWSVWRASGLADRWTAIATKPGFGPDQQRRSEAADRDLDAIVVLFDAAARFTDRLPGARIDTFLDHVEDQQLPADSLAPSADRGDAVRLLTAHAAKGQQWRVVVVAGVQEGVWPDLRLRGSLLGAETLVDVLARRAEGGGIEVAVAQSAALLDEERRLFHVAITRARRQLLVTAVDSGSVGGDAGDERPSRFLYELAGGEVTSADAVPIEAEELSVARPPRALTLAALVAELRMAVTSPKTSPARRRAAAIELARLAREGVEGAAPEQWWGLPDLSDGRALADEGDPITVTPSTIESALRCGLRWLLEKHGGSGPDSFAQGVGNLVHAAAMLADDASVDPATLMSYVNGRFDAIELAAAWLAPREKARAEAMVTKLVRWLVANPRRLVSIERDFLVRLAAAEENGQPIELKGRVDRLEIDDQGRLVIIDLKTGKSAPVEAEVPEHPQLGAYQVAVEAGAFEESITSGGAELVQLGVTKEPKVQGQEPLESSADPSWAEQMVRHTGATMAASTFVAKVNDKCRMCPVKSSCPVSRKGRQVIEP
- a CDS encoding ATP-dependent helicase, encoding MSPERSEATRKSSFDSGPRYTPRELAQRLGLNYPTDEQAEVIAAPVAPLLVVAGAGSGKTETMAARVLWLVANDHVRPDQILGLTFTRKAAGELAHRVRMRLGQLRRRMDEPRTERLDGEPTIATYHSFAARIVSEHGLRAGYEPSNRLLSEAACWQLADEVVRTYNGDMSLVEKAASTVTAAVRALAAEMAEHLVDPDDLATWTGRFSAELSGLPGTVSAPVRELLANQRARLQLLPLVRRYAERKAQHEAMDFGDQLARAAMVARDHPEVGALERQRFAAVLLDEYQDTSHAQVTLLRSLFGGGHPVTSVGDPCQSIYGWRGASAGTLDRFPGDFPRTDGEPAGHQALSRSFRNREQILRIANSISAPLRDDGARVVELTGDGRPGHVHCALLPTFEDEAQWIANRIQRIWEYAGEPKTTAVLVRVRSQIAPIEAALREREIPVEVVGLGGLLDTPEVRDVVSTLRVLADPMEGAALLRLLTGPRWRIGPRDLVALHRRSRVVAKERRHPDALITDRLDDATLMEALDDLGPAEDYSPAGFERLVAYQKELNDLRRHLDQPLPDLIGQIERTMGLSVEVSLREGDGALARAHLDALGDVAASFGAESDGATLPAFLAYLAAAEDEERGLSPGEVEVVEGAVQILTAHAAKGLEWDIVAVAGLTQGVWPGSSKRSDNYLVGLGVLPFPLRGDRSGLPALRRATDQKDLAKAVREFDDDWKTHDEREERRLAYVAVTRPREWLLATGYWWGPTVKRPRGPSVYLEEIAEACRAGQGMVAVWTPPPAEDAVNPTAIEAESAIWPHDPLGARRPMIAAAAALVQSYIDGPLPDQLEADTQAERWRFEADLLLRERAEQARLATAAEVPLPAHLSVSQLVALRKSPGELARSLRRPLPRRPDPIARRGTAFHAWLEQRYGADRLLDLGELPGAADEEGAEDTQLAALQESFLASEWADRTPVEVEVPFATEIGGVVIRGRMDAVFRDPDGRYDVVDWKTGRRPSGVDATAAAVQLAAYRLAWAALTGTPVEQVRAAFHYVADNVTVRPADLLDSAGLQGLIGSLPVAASTEV
- a CDS encoding M16 family metallopeptidase, with the protein product MATTAIEIPRTRYPVERFTLDNGLRVVLAPDRSAPVIGVAVVYDVGIRSEPEGRTGFAHLFEHLMFQGSANLEKLAHFRHVQGAGGTFNGSTHLDYTDYYETLPSNALERALFLEADRMRGPRLTEENLRNQVDVVKEEIRVNVLNRPYGGFPWLKLPPVMFDTFANAHDGYGSFGDLEAATVPDAEEFFKKYYACGNAVLSVSGDLDVATAKALIERHFGDVEARPAPVRPDFDEPDLTAERRESYVDRLAPLPAIAAGWRMPDPATDIEGYLAYVVLAEVLTDGDASRLVERMVLKDRSVTSVGGYIGFMGEPFEVRDPTAFILQAHLPPDGNVDTVLATMDEELERLANDGLAQNELDRTTARMATHLLRDTDPVLGRALRMAVLEQQRGDAALLNELPHLLASVTMEQITTAAAALRPHRRASVEVKPGKGK